A window of Pirellula sp. SH-Sr6A contains these coding sequences:
- a CDS encoding glycosyltransferase family 4 protein, translated as MSVSQRDITEFPAEGQRSFPSFPVLSSANSHPRAGDALKIDLIITELEVGGAERCCMELATYLHRNYHAVRIISIGSPPKPPRDAFHREVRSQKVPFVSLYADRALQFPLAWWRLRRFVRTQPPDIAQSFLWHANVLSAGVYPSFGIPLVGGNRVTEPRTGRHRWGKWAASRMKKLVCVSEEVATWTSQIEEVEASKLLVIPNGISLSRWEASSQRPCLWPDSLPKDAPVLLFVGRIDYQKGFDVLIERIPRILGALPDHHWVLLGDGPERVTAQRQIARTAVAERVHWLGQSEEVAQWMRRSQLLVLPTRYEGMPNVVLEAMASSLPVATLEVEGVRELLGSNTTEQSVGKSDWEAWESLVIRLATDRDRAKELGVINRQRVESTFALHEQLKQYEALYRTLIR; from the coding sequence GTGTCAGTCTCCCAGCGGGACATTACAGAATTCCCGGCCGAGGGACAACGCAGCTTTCCTAGCTTTCCCGTTCTGAGTTCCGCAAACTCCCATCCACGAGCAGGCGACGCATTGAAGATCGATTTGATCATCACCGAACTCGAAGTGGGTGGCGCAGAGCGTTGCTGCATGGAGCTCGCGACCTACCTGCACCGCAATTACCATGCGGTCCGGATTATCTCCATCGGTTCCCCTCCAAAGCCTCCGCGCGACGCCTTCCATCGCGAAGTTCGATCGCAAAAAGTCCCGTTTGTGAGCTTGTATGCTGACCGAGCCCTGCAATTCCCTTTGGCTTGGTGGCGACTTCGACGCTTCGTTCGCACCCAGCCACCCGATATCGCGCAATCGTTCCTCTGGCACGCGAATGTTCTCTCGGCGGGCGTTTATCCATCGTTTGGAATTCCCTTGGTGGGGGGAAATCGAGTCACGGAACCACGAACCGGGAGACATCGCTGGGGGAAGTGGGCAGCGAGTCGCATGAAGAAATTGGTTTGTGTCAGCGAAGAAGTCGCGACGTGGACAAGTCAAATCGAGGAGGTGGAAGCATCGAAGCTGCTGGTGATCCCCAATGGCATTTCCCTTTCCCGCTGGGAAGCTTCCAGTCAACGGCCCTGTCTCTGGCCTGATTCATTACCAAAAGATGCACCTGTTTTGTTATTTGTGGGGAGGATTGATTACCAAAAGGGATTCGACGTATTGATCGAGCGTATCCCGAGGATTTTAGGGGCACTGCCGGATCATCATTGGGTTTTGTTGGGGGACGGTCCGGAGCGGGTTACTGCGCAGCGGCAAATCGCGCGGACCGCAGTCGCGGAGCGAGTCCACTGGTTAGGCCAAAGCGAGGAGGTAGCCCAGTGGATGCGTCGCAGTCAGCTGTTAGTGTTGCCGACCCGGTACGAGGGGATGCCCAATGTGGTATTGGAAGCCATGGCATCTTCCCTGCCTGTCGCGACGTTGGAGGTGGAGGGAGTGCGGGAACTGTTGGGGAGCAATACGACGGAACAATCGGTAGGGAAGTCGGATTGGGAGGCTTGGGAGTCGTTGGTCATACGATTAGCGACCGATCGGGACCGAGCCAAGGAGCTGGGAGTGATCAATCGCCAGCGCGTCGAATCGACCTTCGCTCTCCACGAGCAGCTCAAGCAGTACGAAGCCCTCTATCGCACCCTCATCCGCTAG
- a CDS encoding endonuclease/exonuclease/phosphatase family protein has product MKTKWSWEAIVVSMLIAVCGYMLGCEPNEIAQVVNEAIPTGNQGFPASPYPGTGAPPQGYPGQGVAPPSAGQMGGQTVPLPGQSPGQFVSNRPPEFAGAGLPPRNGQTILIASFNIQTLGKSKISKPGMAEKLAEIIRQFDIVAIQEIRDRDQETLPILQRFVNATGVRYDYLISQPLGRTVSKEQYAYLYNTATIVGSPDATYIVDDAEKDYLHREPYVARFLTRVPPNYRPFSFTLVNIHTDPDEVAQEIPVMHTVLKSIREFEYRSAGEDDVLLLGDLNAEPRQFGELGRVPDIYWVIDREPTNTRRTKIYDNILFDRMTSSEFTGRAGVLDLNQMFGLRTEQALEISDHLPVWAEFYVTEQPYGSSGRVAAGDGGLGMR; this is encoded by the coding sequence ATGAAAACCAAATGGAGTTGGGAAGCGATTGTCGTCAGCATGTTGATCGCCGTTTGCGGTTATATGCTCGGCTGCGAACCGAACGAGATCGCGCAGGTTGTCAACGAAGCGATTCCCACTGGTAATCAAGGCTTCCCGGCATCACCTTACCCGGGCACCGGAGCCCCACCCCAGGGCTATCCTGGACAAGGCGTTGCACCGCCATCGGCTGGGCAAATGGGAGGGCAGACGGTGCCATTGCCCGGTCAATCACCCGGTCAATTCGTGTCGAATCGCCCACCTGAGTTCGCCGGCGCGGGGCTTCCTCCGCGCAACGGGCAAACCATTCTCATCGCCAGCTTCAATATTCAGACTCTTGGGAAGTCCAAGATCTCCAAACCGGGCATGGCGGAGAAGCTTGCAGAGATCATCCGACAGTTCGATATCGTGGCCATTCAAGAGATTCGGGATCGCGACCAAGAAACGCTCCCAATCCTGCAGCGGTTTGTGAACGCGACCGGCGTTCGCTATGACTACCTCATCAGCCAGCCTTTGGGGCGAACGGTTTCGAAGGAGCAGTATGCCTACCTGTATAACACTGCGACCATCGTGGGCTCCCCCGATGCGACCTACATCGTCGACGATGCGGAGAAGGATTACTTGCACCGAGAACCGTATGTCGCTCGTTTCTTGACGCGGGTTCCGCCTAACTATCGGCCTTTTTCCTTCACGCTGGTCAACATTCATACCGATCCGGATGAAGTCGCCCAAGAGATTCCGGTGATGCACACGGTCCTCAAATCGATACGGGAATTTGAGTATCGATCTGCGGGCGAGGACGATGTCTTGCTCCTCGGGGATCTCAATGCCGAACCGCGTCAATTCGGAGAGTTGGGAAGAGTTCCCGATATCTATTGGGTCATTGATCGGGAACCGACGAACACGCGTCGTACCAAGATTTACGACAACATCTTGTTCGATCGAATGACTTCGAGCGAGTTCACCGGAAGAGCGGGCGTCCTCGATCTCAATCAAATGTTTGGATTGCGAACGGAGCAAGCTCTAGAAATCTCCGATCACTTGCCCGTTTGGGCTGAATTCTATGTCACCGAGCAGCCCTATGGGTCTAGTGGGCGCGTCGCCGCCGGGGACGGCGGACTCGGCATGCGATAG
- a CDS encoding HU family DNA-binding protein: MTKKEIVKTISDETGINQQKIKAIVQRTFDAIVKTLEEEGRIELRNFGVFQVRTRAARKARNPRTGRQVEVPEKFVVTFKPGKIMEERVNAIEGTPLAQRIRDDIASGRIDVSDEELDSDNDSDSTLL, translated from the coding sequence GTGACAAAGAAAGAGATCGTGAAAACGATTTCCGATGAGACCGGTATCAACCAGCAAAAGATCAAGGCGATCGTTCAGAGAACGTTCGATGCGATCGTGAAGACGCTGGAAGAGGAAGGTCGGATTGAACTCCGAAATTTCGGCGTATTCCAAGTTCGAACTCGAGCAGCGCGAAAGGCTCGCAACCCTCGGACAGGCCGCCAGGTGGAGGTCCCCGAGAAGTTTGTGGTGACTTTCAAGCCGGGGAAGATCATGGAGGAGCGAGTTAACGCGATAGAGGGCACTCCACTCGCACAGCGGATTCGAGACGACATTGCGTCGGGGCGGATCGACGTCAGCGACGAGGAACTCGATTCCGACAACGACTCGGATTCCACGCTTTTGTAG
- a CDS encoding WXG100 family type VII secretion target, translating to MTQAIVDPEQLRNFAMQLKRFSGMLSDASTKLSQQMQHLAVSWRDQEHQKFAMEFEQELKQLHRLIESSERHVPYLLRKAELIDEYQRGHG from the coding sequence ATGACCCAAGCGATCGTCGACCCCGAGCAGCTTCGCAATTTCGCCATGCAGCTCAAGCGATTCTCGGGGATGCTTTCCGATGCATCCACCAAACTATCGCAGCAAATGCAACACCTCGCAGTTTCATGGCGCGATCAAGAGCATCAAAAGTTCGCGATGGAGTTTGAGCAGGAGCTCAAGCAACTGCACCGGCTGATCGAAAGCAGCGAAAGGCATGTCCCTTACCTGCTTCGCAAAGCCGAACTGATCGACGAGTACCAGCGAGGCCATGGCTGA
- a CDS encoding aldose epimerase family protein, whose protein sequence is MIKLRRHFLLSQFASIALAILPFSAFANEPKNAMSIESRPFGKTPAGDAVTLYTLTNAAGNTVKMIDYGAIIVSIDVPDRSGKKVNVNAGFDSIDGYIQRHPYFGATVGRFCNRIAKGKFSLDGKEYSLFVNNGPNHLHGGKVGFDQLMWKAEKLQTNTSVGLRFSLVSPDGQEGYPGTLNVTADYVWDNDNKLTIRFQATTDRATHVNLTNHAYYNLGGIGSGNVYGHELQLNAAEYLPVNDDMIPIGKTAPVKGTALDFTQSTKIGDRIQTLEATRGYDHCFVVDGKPGSLRPAAFVADPKSGRTMTVATTQPGIQLYTGNFLGGDASNANLKQHEAYCLETQHYPDAPNQPAFPTTLLQPGQKLDETTTYQFGIIR, encoded by the coding sequence ATGATCAAGCTTCGTCGACACTTTCTTCTTAGCCAATTCGCATCCATCGCATTGGCCATCCTCCCTTTCTCCGCTTTCGCAAACGAACCGAAGAACGCAATGAGCATCGAGTCCCGTCCCTTTGGCAAAACCCCCGCGGGCGATGCCGTCACGCTCTACACCTTGACCAACGCCGCAGGGAACACGGTCAAAATGATCGACTACGGCGCGATCATCGTCTCGATTGATGTACCGGATCGCTCTGGAAAGAAAGTAAATGTCAACGCTGGGTTTGATTCCATCGACGGGTATATCCAACGCCACCCTTACTTTGGCGCCACGGTCGGTCGGTTCTGCAATCGCATCGCCAAAGGCAAGTTCAGCCTCGATGGCAAGGAATACAGTCTCTTCGTCAACAACGGCCCCAATCACCTACACGGCGGAAAAGTGGGATTCGATCAGTTGATGTGGAAGGCTGAGAAACTACAAACCAATACCAGCGTCGGACTCCGTTTCTCGTTGGTCAGCCCCGACGGACAAGAAGGCTACCCAGGCACCCTCAACGTCACTGCCGATTACGTTTGGGATAACGACAATAAACTGACGATTCGCTTCCAAGCCACCACTGACAGAGCGACCCATGTCAACCTCACCAACCACGCCTACTACAACCTCGGAGGCATCGGTAGCGGCAATGTGTATGGTCATGAGCTCCAACTGAATGCTGCGGAGTACCTCCCCGTTAATGATGACATGATTCCGATCGGAAAAACCGCTCCGGTCAAGGGGACGGCATTGGACTTCACCCAATCCACCAAGATCGGTGACCGGATCCAAACCTTGGAAGCCACCCGTGGCTACGACCATTGCTTCGTCGTCGATGGCAAGCCCGGCTCGCTTCGCCCCGCAGCCTTCGTCGCCGATCCCAAATCGGGTCGCACCATGACTGTCGCGACGACCCAACCGGGGATCCAGCTCTACACGGGCAACTTCCTCGGTGGGGACGCCTCCAACGCGAACTTGAAGCAGCACGAAGCCTACTGTTTGGAAACGCAACACTACCCCGACGCGCCGAACCAACCCGCGTTCCCAACCACGTTGCTTCAACCGGGACAAAAGCTGGACGAGACGACCACGTACCAATTCGGAATCATCCGCTAG
- a CDS encoding DUF1549 domain-containing protein: MTIPLACLNDPPPLPSFPPLRRMDYLMSALHRFAFGLAILLGCFHFPGGSCTDLCVHAEETEAAPAAGTVQVGERVEFAEEVSAILTRAGCNSGTCHGSLFGKGGFRLSLKGQDPDLDYRSIVEDLSGRRIDLSDPSASLLLAKPAGSVAHQGGMRIRPDSIEWENLHRWIAEGAAREDVSRKDTAPKNHRLVRIDLDVKNSDETVASDDPLVSASSAVHERWIPNPDAIVSIRCLAHWEDGSTSDVTNWTKLEVTSLSGAHLSDEATVRVDHPMDTTITAFFLGKHAALRLNFVDPRQSKVASESSSDPAPSLHWVDQAIERRVAKLGLRLEPEAASELWVRRLYLTVLGRLPTLSEQSGYLDDNSDDRDIRAIDRVLADPQYASLLALKWSDVLRNEPKAMSEKGVALWFDWLRTHFQEDTPLPEMMKQMLTGMGSTFESPAASFHRTHRDPNASAEAVGQVFLGIRMQCAKCHNHPFDVWTQDDYYGLSAYFVPIDRKQIDNNPRDALDTHVITGDEVISWSDKKPEIYHPGLARMVSARPLTSSSDDASSTSADAAPDRHPLESLAESLVRENEQFERNMVNRLWAHVFGRGIVDPIDDFRSTNPASNPELLEALRQRYRENGYSTRWLMREMLSSQAFRRGPLALDGSMVEEARAAQFAGFAPRRLMAEVLQDALADATLTINRFDNQTEAKGAKAEGQFVARAVSYPSVPKKHDILRAFGKPERLTDCDCERSTDSSLRQSLLLLNDAQIRNRLLDSQGLVQRIASDVSNPAALENAVTTLYRSVLCRLPSREETEFFVGVYARQSDAKLLLEDLAWALINSKEFLFLR, from the coding sequence ATGACAATCCCGCTAGCCTGCCTGAATGACCCACCTCCTTTACCTTCCTTTCCCCCCCTTCGACGGATGGACTATCTCATGTCAGCTCTCCATCGCTTTGCTTTTGGGTTGGCGATCTTGCTGGGATGTTTTCATTTCCCGGGGGGCTCGTGCACCGATCTCTGTGTGCACGCGGAGGAAACGGAGGCAGCTCCTGCGGCCGGTACCGTACAAGTCGGGGAGAGGGTTGAGTTTGCAGAAGAAGTCTCAGCGATTTTGACGCGAGCGGGATGCAATTCGGGAACATGCCATGGGAGTTTGTTTGGCAAGGGCGGGTTTCGCCTGAGCTTGAAGGGGCAGGACCCAGATCTGGATTACCGATCGATTGTGGAGGACCTATCGGGCCGCCGCATCGACCTCTCCGATCCCTCGGCAAGCTTGTTGCTCGCCAAGCCAGCCGGCTCGGTGGCGCACCAAGGGGGCATGCGGATTCGCCCCGATTCGATCGAATGGGAGAACCTGCATCGATGGATTGCGGAAGGGGCGGCGCGCGAGGATGTCTCACGCAAGGATACGGCGCCCAAAAATCACCGGTTGGTTCGCATCGATCTCGATGTGAAGAACAGCGATGAAACGGTTGCGTCGGATGACCCATTGGTGTCGGCTAGCAGTGCGGTGCATGAGCGTTGGATTCCCAATCCCGATGCAATCGTTTCGATTCGATGCTTGGCCCACTGGGAGGACGGTTCCACCTCCGATGTGACGAACTGGACCAAGCTCGAGGTCACATCCCTTTCCGGTGCTCATCTATCCGACGAGGCAACGGTACGGGTCGATCATCCCATGGACACCACGATTACTGCATTCTTTCTGGGAAAGCATGCAGCCCTCCGATTGAACTTCGTTGACCCCCGCCAATCCAAAGTTGCTTCTGAGTCATCATCCGATCCTGCGCCGTCCCTTCATTGGGTTGATCAAGCGATCGAAAGACGTGTCGCGAAGCTCGGTCTCCGGCTAGAACCAGAGGCTGCATCGGAGCTCTGGGTTCGGCGACTGTATTTGACCGTTTTGGGAAGGCTGCCAACTCTTTCGGAACAATCGGGGTATCTCGACGATAATTCGGACGATCGAGACATCCGCGCGATTGATCGCGTGCTGGCTGATCCGCAATATGCTTCGCTCTTAGCTCTCAAATGGAGCGATGTGTTACGGAACGAACCGAAGGCGATGAGTGAAAAGGGAGTTGCCCTGTGGTTCGACTGGCTGAGAACTCATTTCCAGGAAGATACTCCGCTCCCCGAGATGATGAAGCAAATGCTAACTGGGATGGGAAGCACCTTTGAATCACCAGCCGCTTCGTTCCACCGAACGCACCGAGATCCAAACGCGTCGGCGGAGGCGGTCGGGCAAGTCTTCTTGGGGATTCGGATGCAATGCGCCAAGTGCCATAACCATCCGTTCGATGTCTGGACACAAGACGATTATTACGGTCTTTCTGCTTACTTTGTGCCGATCGACCGCAAGCAGATCGATAACAACCCTCGCGATGCGCTCGACACTCACGTTATCACGGGGGATGAAGTGATTTCGTGGTCTGACAAGAAGCCGGAAATCTATCACCCTGGGTTGGCGCGGATGGTCAGTGCTCGACCGCTGACGAGCAGTTCAGATGACGCGTCGTCGACGTCGGCGGATGCAGCGCCTGATCGGCATCCTTTGGAATCTCTGGCAGAATCCTTGGTCCGTGAAAATGAGCAATTCGAACGGAACATGGTGAACCGTCTCTGGGCGCACGTATTTGGACGGGGGATCGTCGACCCCATCGATGATTTTCGCAGCACCAATCCGGCGTCCAACCCCGAGCTTTTGGAGGCATTGCGGCAGCGTTACCGAGAGAATGGATACTCCACTCGCTGGCTGATGCGCGAAATGCTCAGCAGTCAGGCATTTCGTCGAGGTCCGTTGGCATTGGATGGTTCGATGGTGGAAGAAGCCAGAGCAGCTCAGTTTGCCGGCTTTGCACCACGTCGATTGATGGCCGAAGTCTTACAAGACGCATTGGCGGATGCGACGCTGACGATCAATCGATTCGATAACCAAACCGAAGCCAAGGGGGCGAAGGCGGAGGGGCAATTTGTGGCGAGGGCGGTTTCCTACCCATCGGTACCCAAGAAGCACGATATTCTCCGCGCATTCGGCAAACCGGAACGATTGACCGACTGCGATTGCGAACGATCGACCGACAGCTCGCTGCGTCAATCATTGCTTTTGCTCAACGACGCTCAGATTCGAAATCGGTTGCTCGATTCGCAAGGCCTCGTGCAGCGCATTGCGTCCGATGTCAGCAATCCGGCAGCGTTGGAAAACGCGGTGACGACACTCTATCGTTCGGTGCTCTGCCGACTTCCGAGTCGGGAGGAAACAGAATTCTTCGTTGGAGTGTACGCACGTCAATCGGATGCGAAGCTTCTCTTGGAGGATCTCGCCTGGGCTCTCATCAACAGCAAGGAATTCCTATTCCTGAGATGA
- a CDS encoding sulfite exporter TauE/SafE family protein — protein MTSWIFLCVSALLGGMVNSIAGGGTLLTFPALLWALTGVPQGSVIANATSTVALFPGSVASAWGYRQELARVKGWLLLLLAPSFAGSVLGTILVAKRDPDEFKALVPWLILGATVLFILQPVFGKLVSRKKDSVQSLTIRGKILVVLFQFTIAVYGGYFGAGIGILMLSALSVLGIQDIHDLNALKASLASAINFISVTMFIGFELVNWRLALPMIFSAIVGGYAGARIARKLNRNWVRFIVIGIGLTVSAYYLWRSAM, from the coding sequence ATGACATCCTGGATCTTCCTTTGCGTTTCCGCCTTGTTGGGCGGTATGGTCAACTCGATAGCTGGCGGTGGAACTCTATTGACTTTCCCTGCTCTTTTGTGGGCACTCACGGGTGTTCCGCAAGGGAGTGTGATTGCGAACGCGACCAGCACGGTGGCCCTTTTTCCTGGGTCGGTTGCATCGGCTTGGGGGTATCGTCAGGAGCTAGCCCGCGTAAAGGGCTGGCTCCTCCTCTTGCTCGCCCCGTCCTTTGCCGGATCGGTGCTTGGGACGATTTTGGTCGCGAAGCGAGATCCTGACGAATTCAAAGCTCTTGTGCCCTGGCTGATCTTGGGTGCAACGGTTTTGTTTATTTTGCAGCCAGTCTTTGGCAAACTCGTGAGCAGGAAAAAGGATTCGGTTCAATCGCTTACGATTCGAGGCAAGATCCTCGTCGTATTGTTTCAATTTACGATTGCCGTTTATGGTGGATACTTCGGTGCAGGGATTGGCATTCTGATGCTCTCCGCGCTGTCGGTATTGGGTATTCAAGATATACACGATCTCAATGCACTTAAGGCGAGCTTGGCATCTGCAATTAACTTCATTTCGGTCACGATGTTCATCGGGTTCGAATTGGTGAATTGGAGATTAGCTTTGCCGATGATTTTCTCCGCGATTGTTGGAGGTTACGCGGGGGCTCGCATCGCGAGGAAGCTCAATCGCAATTGGGTTCGGTTCATCGTAATTGGGATTGGATTGACGGTGAGCGCGTATTATCTGTGGCGTAGCGCAATGTGA
- a CDS encoding ABC transporter ATP-binding protein gives MIEILNLVVRQGAFTLPAFSLHVENGRYAVLMGKTGSGKTTIMEAICGLRRITSGRIMIGGVDVTRWSPSDRDIGYMPQDLALFPTMNVRQHLEFALKLRRVPMAKRTERLTYLVDMLELEGLLNRNVSGLSGGEAQRVALGRALSFGPSILLLDEPLSSLDAETRLKAQSMLKEINQKTGVTVLHVTHDQEEADALGDSCARIPTPVTFPR, from the coding sequence ATGATTGAGATCTTAAACCTCGTCGTACGCCAAGGTGCGTTTACTCTTCCTGCGTTTTCCCTGCATGTGGAAAATGGGAGGTACGCTGTGTTGATGGGAAAGACGGGCTCTGGAAAGACCACGATCATGGAGGCCATTTGCGGACTCCGAAGAATTACCAGCGGAAGAATTATGATCGGTGGCGTGGATGTCACGAGATGGTCGCCGTCGGATCGCGATATCGGTTACATGCCGCAGGATCTAGCTCTTTTCCCGACAATGAATGTCAGACAGCACCTCGAGTTCGCCTTGAAGTTGCGTCGTGTGCCGATGGCGAAACGTACCGAACGCCTGACATATCTCGTCGACATGCTGGAGCTGGAGGGGTTATTGAATCGAAACGTTTCGGGCCTTAGCGGTGGGGAAGCACAGCGTGTAGCACTTGGTCGGGCGCTATCGTTCGGGCCTAGTATTCTGTTGCTCGATGAGCCTTTGAGTTCCTTGGATGCGGAAACTCGCTTGAAAGCCCAGAGCATGCTGAAGGAAATTAATCAGAAAACCGGCGTGACGGTACTACATGTGACGCACGATCAGGAGGAAGCGGATGCTCTGGGAGATTCGTGTGCTCGTATACCAACACCTGTGACCTTTCCTCGCTAA
- a CDS encoding ABC transporter permease translates to MLAHRPNNYRKLSDVIFLLVMGGISSTFVLLIVLLLLADIAFTSLQDFQAALGKPEIQEAFKLTIASCTVAALLSVWVGTPLGYILSRYRFFGRRLIDTIVDIPIVLPPLVLGLSLLILFHQPFPMTHWLGKGWILDDYFRSIKFPISYRWPAVILAQFTVSCAFAVRTMRVTFDQVSSRPEEVARTLGSSRAHAFLCVALPQASRGMLAAGTIAWARALGEFGPILVFAGATRFRTEVLSTTVFLELSVGQLDAAVAVSLLMVAMAVLVLLSLRMLGARLSS, encoded by the coding sequence GTGTTAGCGCACCGTCCCAATAACTACCGAAAGCTGAGCGACGTCATTTTTTTGTTAGTGATGGGAGGTATTTCTTCGACCTTTGTTCTACTGATTGTGCTACTGTTGCTCGCTGATATCGCGTTTACCTCTCTGCAAGATTTCCAAGCTGCATTAGGTAAACCAGAGATTCAAGAGGCATTTAAGCTTACGATCGCCAGTTGTACGGTTGCTGCTCTCCTCTCCGTTTGGGTCGGTACACCTTTAGGCTACATCCTATCTCGCTATCGTTTTTTTGGTCGGCGGCTAATTGACACGATCGTTGACATTCCCATCGTCCTTCCACCCTTGGTGCTTGGGTTGAGTTTGCTCATTCTTTTTCATCAACCCTTTCCAATGACTCACTGGCTTGGAAAGGGCTGGATCTTAGACGACTACTTTCGAAGCATAAAGTTTCCGATCTCATACCGTTGGCCCGCGGTCATTCTTGCTCAATTTACAGTGTCTTGCGCATTTGCGGTGCGAACTATGCGAGTGACGTTTGATCAGGTTAGTTCGCGACCGGAGGAAGTGGCCCGCACGCTGGGAAGTTCTCGAGCGCACGCGTTCCTGTGTGTTGCACTACCGCAAGCTAGCCGAGGAATGCTTGCCGCCGGCACCATAGCGTGGGCAAGAGCGCTCGGGGAATTTGGACCCATTCTGGTTTTTGCCGGTGCAACACGCTTTCGAACGGAGGTGTTATCGACGACCGTTTTCTTGGAATTGAGCGTTGGTCAACTGGATGCTGCTGTCGCCGTATCGCTCTTGATGGTTGCGATGGCCGTGCTTGTTCTCTTGTCACTCCGCATGCTGGGAGCGAGGTTAAGCTCATGA